In a single window of the Nicotiana tomentosiformis chromosome 8, ASM39032v3, whole genome shotgun sequence genome:
- the LOC138897324 gene encoding uncharacterized protein: protein MKELCQKFTKIEFKHVPKIHNEFADALATLSSMIQHPDKNYIDPIEVEIGDQHAYCFHINEEPDGKPWYHDIKKFLATREYPKNATNGQKRTLKRLQNHFFLNGEVLYMRTPDLGLLRCVDAIEATKLLEEIHAGTCKPHMNGFTLAKKILRAGYFWMTMESDSIRYVQKYHRCQIHGDFIWVPPNEINVMGLP, encoded by the coding sequence ATGAAGGAGTTATGCCAGAAGTTCAcgaagattgagttcaagcacgtCCCCAAGATTCACAACGAGTTCGCTGACGCCCTTGCAACTCTATCATCTATGATtcagcatccagacaagaactacatcgacccTATCGAGGTAGAGATCGGGGATCAACATGCCTATTGCTTCCATATAAATGAAGAACCAgatggtaaaccatggtatcaCGATATCAAGAAATTCCTTGCAACCAGAGAATACCCAAAGaatgctactaatggtcaaaagcGAACCCTCAAGAGGTTACAAAACCACTTTTTCCTCAACGGAGAAGTCCTGTACATGAGGACCCCAGAtttaggtttgttgagatgtgtagacgCTATCGAGGCAACCAAGTTattggaagaaatacatgcaggaacgtgcaaacctcacatgaatgggttcacattagccaagaagatcttgagagctggatacttttggatgactatggaaagtgACAGTATCCGCTATGTGCAGAAGTATCACCGGTGTCAGATTCACGGGGATTTCATCTGGGTTCCACCAAATGAGATAAACGTAATGGGTTTACCCTAG